One genomic segment of Desulfocapsa sulfexigens DSM 10523 includes these proteins:
- a CDS encoding hybrid sensor histidine kinase/response regulator, with protein sequence MPSFRLHTILFATFASITVLLTGTIIFFHTMSIKEQTANAITEWGKSISLSAAPIIVDYILEEDYAGLEEVVLGYSTTPLVLHALITDPDALILADSQFSEIGNHLPLLTSGAFLRQDAKADSYVEQQENAFTVTTPILFEEKLFGYVHVTISKKLFLERSQLLKKKSMQAGAFWALLSLFFSWFLAGRLTRSLEMIAGSATQIADGSYRLGPRQKGIVEIENLCDSLQNMSLTLEERENRLLTERERLSVTLRSIGDAVITTDIDGQITLMNRVAEALTGWSQEEVLGTSLEQVLRITDKTSGEVCESPVKKVLSSGLVEYIDNKTLLTDRQNRERTIADSAAPIRDKDSRIIGVVIVFRDVTEQHMLEQEILKMKKLESVGVLAGGIAHDFNNILAAILGNINLVAQDKELGEKSRKLLDSAEKASLRAKNLTQQLLTFSKGGEPVKETSSIADIIHDSAEFVLHGSNVICNYTIPEDLWLVDVDKGQIGQVIQNIILNGRHAMPEGGTIEVHCENISSEQIQGTLYAPAADCIRIRIKDTGKGIPSDIIDHIFDPFFSTKQKGSGLGLSICSSIIKKHSGMITVQSVPGKGTEFIVTLPASGNVQKITKEPVTSIKSLPGARVMVMDDEELVLNVAEAMLTTLGQDVILVQNGSEALKVYQDQMKNGAPVDVVIMDLTIPGGVGGKEAVQDILAIDPEARVIVSSGYSNDPIMANWSQYGFIAALTKPFQLADLAKVLGMALQGREKRS encoded by the coding sequence ATGCCCTCATTCCGCCTGCACACAATTCTTTTTGCAACCTTTGCTTCGATCACCGTCCTTCTGACAGGTACGATCATCTTCTTCCATACCATGTCGATCAAAGAGCAGACAGCAAACGCGATTACCGAGTGGGGGAAATCAATCTCTCTAAGCGCTGCTCCTATTATTGTTGATTATATTCTTGAGGAAGATTACGCAGGGCTTGAGGAAGTTGTTCTTGGATACAGTACGACGCCATTAGTCCTCCATGCCCTTATAACAGATCCTGACGCCCTCATCCTTGCCGACTCTCAATTTTCAGAAATTGGAAACCACCTCCCCCTGCTTACCAGTGGGGCCTTTTTGCGACAGGATGCCAAGGCCGATTCCTATGTTGAGCAGCAGGAAAACGCTTTTACAGTCACAACCCCTATCCTCTTCGAGGAGAAACTTTTCGGCTATGTCCATGTGACCATATCCAAGAAGCTTTTTCTGGAACGCTCGCAGCTTCTCAAGAAGAAATCCATGCAGGCCGGAGCCTTCTGGGCTCTCCTCAGTCTCTTCTTTAGCTGGTTCCTGGCCGGGAGGCTAACCCGCTCACTGGAAATGATTGCAGGTTCCGCTACGCAGATAGCAGACGGTTCTTACCGTCTGGGGCCGAGACAAAAGGGAATAGTGGAAATTGAAAATCTTTGTGACAGCCTGCAAAACATGTCTCTTACCCTTGAAGAAAGGGAGAATCGCCTCCTGACCGAACGGGAAAGATTGAGCGTCACCTTGAGAAGTATCGGCGATGCCGTTATCACTACGGATATCGATGGACAAATAACCCTGATGAACCGTGTGGCTGAAGCCCTCACTGGCTGGTCACAGGAGGAAGTACTGGGAACTTCTCTGGAGCAGGTTTTACGAATTACCGACAAGACAAGCGGAGAAGTTTGCGAGAGTCCTGTAAAAAAGGTGTTGAGCAGCGGTCTTGTTGAATATATTGACAACAAGACCCTCCTCACCGACAGGCAAAACAGGGAAAGAACCATCGCCGACAGTGCCGCCCCCATACGGGACAAGGATAGTAGAATCATCGGTGTTGTTATCGTGTTTCGTGACGTCACCGAACAACATATGCTGGAACAGGAAATCCTGAAGATGAAAAAGCTTGAATCCGTTGGTGTCCTCGCAGGTGGGATAGCTCATGACTTCAACAATATTCTTGCTGCCATTCTTGGGAACATCAATCTTGTCGCTCAGGATAAAGAGCTGGGAGAAAAGAGCAGAAAACTCCTGGATAGTGCGGAAAAGGCCTCCCTCAGGGCAAAAAATCTCACCCAGCAGCTCCTTACCTTTTCAAAGGGTGGAGAACCTGTCAAAGAGACCTCATCTATTGCCGATATCATTCACGACTCCGCCGAATTCGTCCTGCACGGATCCAATGTCATCTGCAACTATACGATCCCCGAGGATCTTTGGTTGGTTGATGTGGATAAGGGGCAGATAGGCCAGGTTATTCAGAACATCATCCTCAATGGACGCCATGCGATGCCGGAAGGGGGAACCATTGAGGTGCATTGCGAAAATATTTCCTCAGAGCAGATTCAGGGGACTCTCTACGCACCTGCGGCAGACTGCATTAGAATAAGGATCAAAGATACCGGAAAGGGTATTCCCAGCGACATTATTGATCATATCTTTGATCCATTTTTCTCCACCAAACAAAAAGGGAGTGGACTGGGCCTGTCTATCTGCAGCTCAATCATCAAAAAACATAGTGGAATGATTACAGTACAGTCAGTTCCTGGCAAGGGGACAGAGTTTATTGTCACCCTGCCAGCCTCTGGTAACGTTCAAAAGATTACCAAGGAACCGGTAACATCTATTAAATCGCTCCCTGGCGCACGAGTCATGGTGATGGATGATGAAGAGTTGGTGTTGAATGTGGCTGAGGCGATGCTCACCACACTCGGTCAGGATGTTATTCTGGTTCAGAATGGTTCTGAAGCATTAAAAGTGTACCAGGATCAGATGAAAAATGGAGCACCTGTGGATGTTGTTATCATGGACCTGACCATTCCAGGTGGCGTGGGGGGGAAAGAAGCAGTGCAGGACATCCTTGCTATAGATCCGGAGGCTCGTGTCATTGTCTCAAGCGGCTATTCCAACGATCCAATTATGGCCAACTGGAGCCAGTACGGCTTTATCGCAGCACTGACCAAACCCTTTCAATTGGCTGACCTGGCTAAAGTGCTGGGCATGGCCCTGCAAGGAAGAGAAAAAAGGAGTTGA
- a CDS encoding response regulator transcription factor, which produces MGIKIVIVEDNPMLRENLELMLVGEPGFTVTASFATGEETLEELDSVPYDLLLADIGLPGMSGIDLISQIKTERPDLDILVHTVFDNRDTVFSALKAGASGYILKGATPRELVEAIRGLAAGGAPMSPKIARAVINEFQDNTVDEPFLLTSREKEILKGMEQGYTYKELGKILFISPHTIHSHIKKIYEKLHAKNRKDALSKARKKGII; this is translated from the coding sequence ATGGGTATAAAAATAGTGATCGTTGAAGATAATCCCATGCTGCGGGAAAACTTGGAACTGATGCTGGTGGGAGAACCTGGCTTTACAGTGACGGCAAGTTTTGCCACCGGTGAAGAGACTCTGGAAGAACTTGACTCTGTTCCTTACGATCTCCTCCTGGCTGACATTGGTCTACCCGGAATGTCAGGAATAGACCTCATTTCACAGATCAAAACAGAACGTCCCGATCTGGATATCCTGGTGCATACAGTTTTTGATAACCGTGACACTGTTTTCTCAGCCCTAAAAGCAGGTGCTTCCGGCTATATCCTGAAAGGGGCAACGCCACGAGAACTGGTGGAGGCTATACGGGGACTGGCAGCCGGTGGCGCACCGATGAGCCCGAAGATTGCAAGGGCTGTGATCAATGAATTCCAGGACAATACAGTTGATGAACCATTCCTTCTCACCTCCAGGGAAAAAGAGATACTGAAAGGAATGGAACAGGGGTACACCTATAAAGAACTAGGAAAAATACTGTTCATCAGTCCCCATACCATCCACTCTCATATCAAAAAAATTTACGAAAAACTCCACGCCAAAAACAGAAAAGACGCCCTCTCAAAGGCTAGAAAAAAAGGGATTATTTAA
- a CDS encoding phosphate/phosphite/phosphonate ABC transporter substrate-binding protein, giving the protein MKIYLKTLTGVVAVMLFLLTLSPGMAQPPLKFCVYPSKSPKAIITVFEPLAKFLSEATGHPVKLVTAPDQVIFQKRALEGEYDLLLACVACYFELHEKKGYSAIARGEPSFTGGMFVREDSPITRVEDLLHGKRIGAVKQHSYAGFLFWQEYLVENNLQTNPADPYVFLGTQDSIAYGILNHKIDAGLFRTNFLESPKMKSLKNKFRLILRSPDIPHFPFVVSPNLSKEHVRQITESLTSITANTPLGKALFKSMEIQSIEAISDSDYDTFKESYNKAVQAWKKR; this is encoded by the coding sequence ATCTATTTAAAGACACTCACAGGCGTTGTCGCTGTCATGCTCTTTTTGTTGACACTCTCACCAGGAATGGCGCAACCCCCGCTGAAATTTTGCGTTTATCCCAGCAAGTCCCCTAAAGCGATTATTACCGTCTTCGAACCATTGGCAAAATTCCTCAGTGAAGCGACAGGACATCCTGTCAAGCTTGTCACTGCTCCAGACCAGGTCATTTTTCAAAAAAGGGCGTTGGAAGGTGAGTATGACCTGCTTCTTGCCTGCGTTGCCTGCTACTTCGAACTCCATGAAAAGAAAGGCTATTCTGCCATCGCCAGAGGAGAACCTTCCTTTACTGGAGGGATGTTCGTGAGGGAAGACAGTCCCATAACCAGGGTAGAAGATCTTCTGCACGGAAAACGGATAGGTGCTGTTAAACAACATTCCTATGCAGGGTTTCTTTTCTGGCAGGAATATCTTGTGGAAAACAACCTCCAGACTAATCCAGCAGATCCATACGTTTTTCTCGGAACCCAGGATTCTATTGCCTATGGCATACTCAACCATAAAATTGATGCCGGCCTGTTCAGAACCAACTTTCTGGAAAGTCCCAAAATGAAATCCTTAAAAAACAAGTTCCGGCTTATTCTCAGATCGCCTGATATTCCCCACTTTCCTTTTGTTGTCTCTCCCAATCTTTCCAAGGAGCACGTCCGGCAGATCACAGAGAGCCTCACTTCCATTACCGCAAATACTCCCCTGGGAAAAGCACTCTTTAAATCCATGGAAATTCAATCCATAGAGGCCATTTCCGACAGCGATTATGACACCTTTAAAGAATCCTACAACAAGGCGGTGCAGGCCTGGAAAAAACGCTAA